In one Pseudomonas sp. Bout1 genomic region, the following are encoded:
- a CDS encoding sigma-70 family RNA polymerase sigma factor produces MSGADTSHSDYVGGLFRSHYDWLCSRLHRHLDSRAHAEDIAADTFVQLLSSPGVTPIRQPRALLTTIAQRLMYQLWRRRDLERAYLDALDRDETSPAPSPEDLAQMLEALQAIDQLLDGLPAKVKATFLLSQLNGLTYPQIAAELGISQRSVSDYMTRAVNRCLRLCLE; encoded by the coding sequence ATGTCCGGCGCCGACACTTCTCACAGCGACTACGTGGGCGGATTATTCCGCAGTCATTACGACTGGCTGTGCAGCCGTTTGCACCGCCACCTCGACTCCCGCGCCCATGCCGAAGACATTGCCGCCGACACCTTCGTCCAGCTCCTGAGTTCCCCGGGCGTGACGCCGATTCGCCAGCCACGCGCCTTGCTCACCACCATCGCCCAGCGCCTGATGTACCAGCTGTGGCGCCGCCGTGACCTGGAGCGCGCTTACCTCGACGCCCTCGACCGGGATGAAACCTCGCCCGCACCTTCGCCTGAGGATTTGGCGCAAATGCTCGAAGCCCTGCAGGCCATCGACCAGTTGCTCGACGGCTTGCCGGCCAAGGTCAAGGCGACCTTTTTGCTGTCGCAACTCAATGGCCTGACCTACCCGCAAATCGCCGCAGAGCTGGGCATCTCCCAGCGCTCGGTCAGCGACTACATGACCCGCGCCGTCAACCGTTGCCTGCGGCTGTGCCTGGAATGA
- a CDS encoding FecR domain-containing protein, whose product MSDELLDSATRWVVLLRSGEASAADWQRYHQWRAADPRHEALCQQLETRLGVFQVPQAQGVSGKVLQQALDAPSSRRTVLRGALVGAGLMLGAGWLARPMVEDLSADIRTGTGERRTVELADGSELLLNARSAANIQFDPQRRVVRLRDGELLAKIAKDSNRAFFIQTDQARLRAYGNRLLLREREGQGHVVALNGALEIDGQNGERLQLEAGHEVTYDRFGFGPVLASSSGATAWTDGFLQVRDRPLVEVIDALRPYHNGVLRLDPAVAGLRVSGLYRLDNPDQILDTLARTLPIHITRRTGLWVTVSAA is encoded by the coding sequence ATGAGCGACGAACTGCTCGACAGTGCCACGCGCTGGGTGGTGTTGCTGCGCTCCGGCGAGGCGAGTGCCGCCGACTGGCAGCGTTACCACCAATGGCGCGCCGCAGACCCGCGCCACGAAGCGTTGTGCCAACAACTGGAAACCCGCCTCGGCGTGTTTCAGGTCCCGCAGGCCCAAGGCGTCAGCGGCAAAGTCTTGCAGCAGGCATTGGATGCGCCGTCCAGCCGCCGTACCGTGTTGCGCGGGGCCTTGGTGGGTGCCGGCCTGATGCTGGGCGCCGGTTGGCTGGCGCGGCCTATGGTGGAGGATCTCAGCGCCGACATACGCACCGGCACCGGTGAGCGGCGCACCGTGGAATTGGCCGATGGCAGTGAGTTACTGCTCAATGCCCGCAGTGCCGCCAATATCCAGTTCGACCCACAACGGCGCGTGGTACGCCTGCGCGACGGCGAGTTACTGGCGAAGATTGCCAAGGACAGCAACCGAGCGTTTTTCATCCAGACCGATCAAGCCCGGCTGCGGGCCTATGGCAATCGGCTGTTGCTGCGCGAGCGCGAAGGGCAGGGCCACGTTGTCGCGCTCAATGGCGCGCTGGAGATCGACGGCCAGAACGGCGAACGCCTGCAACTGGAGGCCGGGCACGAGGTGACTTACGACCGCTTCGGCTTCGGCCCGGTACTGGCCAGTTCCTCGGGTGCGACCGCGTGGACCGACGGCTTCCTGCAAGTGCGCGACCGCCCGCTGGTGGAGGTGATCGACGCGCTGCGGCCTTACCACAACGGCGTGCTGCGCCTCGATCCGGCAGTGGCCGGGTTGCGGGTCAGCGGCCTGTACCGCCTCGACAACCCGGACCAGATCCTCGACACCCTGGCACGCACCCTGCCGATCCACATCACCCGCCGGACCGGCTTGTGGGTGACCGTCAGTGCCGCCTGA
- a CDS encoding phosphate/phosphite/phosphonate ABC transporter substrate-binding protein — protein sequence MTDRYAELLMYVAPQQVQQANEVWLSRILERLGATRRTAEHLDLRALWRAPELLLTQTCGYPLMTELRGQVQVIGRPRYELPHSSAGTHCSLLLTRDDNPRSALADFYNSRGVINGHDSNSGMNLLRERLAPLQQGGRFFAEVGISGAHRESLRWLREGRAELAAIDSVTFDYLARFAPDEVAGLRTVTRSAPSPTLPYISASGSSEHLREAMNRALQDLPEVVQTLGVHEVLPATEADYQVLLDYRQQADALGYPRLQ from the coding sequence TTGGCTGTCGCGCATTCTGGAACGCCTGGGCGCGACCCGCCGCACTGCCGAGCACCTCGACCTGCGCGCCCTGTGGCGTGCCCCCGAATTGCTGCTGACGCAAACCTGCGGCTACCCGCTGATGACCGAGCTGCGCGGGCAAGTCCAGGTGATCGGCCGCCCGCGCTACGAACTGCCCCACAGCAGTGCCGGCACCCATTGCAGCCTGCTGCTGACCCGCGACGACAATCCACGCAGCGCCCTGGCCGACTTTTACAACAGCCGTGGCGTGATCAATGGCCACGACTCCAACAGCGGCATGAACCTGCTGCGCGAACGCCTGGCGCCACTGCAGCAGGGCGGCCGGTTCTTTGCCGAGGTCGGCATCAGTGGTGCCCATCGCGAAAGCCTGCGCTGGCTGCGCGAAGGCCGTGCCGAGCTTGCCGCCATCGACAGCGTGACCTTCGACTACCTCGCACGCTTTGCGCCGGATGAAGTCGCGGGGCTGCGGACTGTCACCCGCAGTGCGCCCAGCCCGACGTTGCCGTACATCAGCGCGTCAGGCTCAAGTGAACACCTGCGTGAGGCCATGAACCGCGCCTTGCAGGATCTGCCCGAGGTCGTGCAAACCCTCGGCGTACACGAAGTGCTGCCCGCCACCGAAGCTGATTACCAGGTGCTGCTGGATTACCGGCAACAGGCCGACGCCTTGGGTTACCCGAGGCTTCAATAA